The genomic interval TGTTTTATAAAATAACGGAATATCCATAGGTTTCGTTAAATAGTCATTAAAGCCTGCCTTTTTGCCTTTTTCAATATTATGTTTACTGGTATTTGCTGTGATAGCAATAACAGGGGTATTTTTTGTAACGGAATGCGCTTTTAATTGCTCCAATACCTGATAACCATCAAGCTCTGGTAAATTAATATCTAACAAAATTAAATTAGGTTGATGACTAAAGGCCAAATCTAAACCTAAATGAGACGACGGGGCAAAAATAAGTTCTAAATCAGGCCTGTTTTTTTTCAAGTAACATTTTAACTAGCTTAGTGTTAACGGGATTGTCTTCAATATATAATAACTTTGGCAACACGTTATCGTTTGATACCTCATCTTTTTCAATATAATCCTGACTCGCCTGAAAATTATTTCGTTGTTCATCCGAAAGTTCTGCAAGAGGAATTTCAATGGAAAAAGTACTGCCTTCACCTTCATTACTGGTCACATAAATACGACCATCCATTAATTCAATTAATTTTTTGGTAATGACTAGCCCGATTCCTGTCCCTTCTATACTGGTTGTTTCCGCGTCTAACCGATTAAACGGTTTAAACATTTCTTTTAAATGCTTCGGAGAAATTTCTCTTCCCGTATTGGTATCGGTAATAGATAAAACTAATTTATTTTGTTGATTTTTGTGCGTACTAATTTTAATGGATCCGCTTTCTTTATTATATTTCACCGCATTAGAGAGGATATTTAAAATGACCTGCCGTATCCGTGTGTGATCGGCATACACAATATATTCATTGCTATTAAGCTCACTACCCACCGTAATGGTAATATTTTTTGCTTCCGCCTGAACATCTAATAATCGTTTGCACTCACAAACTGTTTCATAAAGAAAAACGGTCTCCATTGATAATTCAACATGCCCTGTCTCAATTTTTGATAAATTAAGAATTTCATCAATAAGTTTTAATAAATGTTCGCCTGATTTTACAATATAACTCAGTTGTTCTTGATGTTTAGTCTCGTCAAGTGTCATTTGTAAGAGCTGACTAAACCCTAGAATGGCATTAAGTGGGGTTCGTAATTCATGACTCATATTCGATAAAAACAAGGATTTAGCCCGATTTGCTTCCTCAGCTTCATTTTTAGCGTGTAGGATTTGCTGTTTTTGTTTTTTCTCTAAACTATTATCCCAAATTATTTAATCTATTTAGGGGGCTACCCATTTAAGACGGGAGATTCTGGTTCGAGGATTAACCGTTCGTCCTGAGCCCAGTTGAAGGACGGACGGTTAAGCCATTCATATTTCGATAAGCTCAGTACGAACGGCTTAACCTCAACCTGTCCCGTCTTAAGTTAGTAGCCTATGAAGTTAGGGTCTTATTCAGGAAAAACGCCTGTTGATAAATAACGATCCCCTCGATCACAAATAATAGCAACAATGACCGCATTTTTAAGTTCTTGAGATAAATGCAATGCAGCCGCAACCGCTCCCCCTGATGAAACACCTGCAAAAATACCTTCTTTAGCGGCTAAGGCTCGTGTTGTTTCTTCCGCTGTTTGTTGATCGACTTCCATAATGCGGTCGACGCGACTAGGCTCGTAAATTTTGGGTAAATAGGCTTGAGGCCAGCGACGAATTCCTGGGATTTTTGAATCGCCTTCGGGTTGAACCCCAATAATTTGAATATCTGAATTTTTATTTTTTAAATAGCGCGATGTTCCCATAATCGTCCCTGTGGTTCCCATGGCACTCACAAAATGGGTAATTGAACCTTCGGTATCACGCCATATTTCAATACCCGTGCCTTCGTAATGTGCGAGTGGATTATCAGAATTAGAAAACTGGTCTAAAATGCGTCCTTGCCCTTCTGCTTGCATTTGTCGTGCTAAATCAATAGCCCCCTCCATACTTTTTTTCGCAGGGGTTAAAATAATCTCAGCCCCATAAGCTTTCATCGACGCTCGACGCTCGGCACTCATATTATCAGGCATAATCAACGTCATTTTATAGCCTTTAATGGCTGCGACCATCGCTAAAGCAATCCCTGTATTACCACTCGTTGCCTCAATTAACCGATCACCGGGCTTTATTTCACCGCGTTGTTCGGCCTGTTGAATCATACTTAATGCAGGACGATCTTTCACCGAACCTGCGGGGTTATTCCCTTCTAATTTAACTAAAAGGGTATTACTATTAGAGTCAATTAGCCGTTGTAGCTTAACCAGCGGGGTATTGCCAACAAAAGATTCAATGGTTTTAAAGTTCATGGGCATCTATGATAAAAAAATGAAATTGATTATCCCATGAAACCCACCTTGAAAAGGTTATTTAACAGGGATTATTTGTTATAATTGCGAGGTTAATTCGTTATCTTTAGAAGTTTTAAAAACAAGAATAGTCTATCAAACTTCGAGATGCACAGACCAACATAAAGTGTTTGTCCTAAATCAACCTAATATGGATCTTATGTCAGATTTTGCTAAAGAAATTATTCCCGTTAATCTCGAAGATGAGATGAAACAATCCTATCTTGATTATGCCATGAGCGTAATTATAGGACGTGCGCTTCCTGATGTTCGAGATGGCTTAAAACCTGTGCATCGTCGGGTTTTATATGCGATGAGTGTACTCGGTAATGATTGGAATAAACCGTATAAAAAATCAGCGCGGATTGTGGGTGACTGTTTTGTGAAAGGTGCTTTGGTTCATACAGAACAAGGCTTAAAAGCAATAGAAACCATTAAAGTAGGTGAAAAAGTTTTATTACCTGATGCGCGTTTAAGTGAGGTCGTTGAAGCTTTTCATAACCCACCGAGCGACGTAGTCAACGTTAATTTATCGAATGGTAATAAGTTAACGGTTACCTTGGGTCAACTGTTTCGAGTTTTAAATGATGACTTAGAAATTACATGGGAAAAAGCGGAAGACTTACAGGGAAAACGTATTTTAGCGACTAATTCACGTTGTTTAGGTGATAACGGTTCTACTAATGATAAAAATAATTTAGCTTATATTATTGGTTTGTTAGTAGCGGAAGGCTGCTTAGCTGACCGAGGACGCACACAAAGAGTCTCTATTAATATGGTTGATACAGAAGCTTTAGAGTTTTTAAGTCAATATTGTGTTGCTAATAATATTAAAGTGAGCTGGACAGAAGTTACACCGAAAAATCCTAAGCATTCCCTACAACATTGTGTTCGTTTTACAGGTTTAGATGAAGCCTATCAATCTTGTGATCCTACTTGTGCTGATAAAATTGTGCCTGAATGGGTTTTAAGCGATAGAACTTTATTTGCAGCTTTTATTGCAGGATTTACCGATGGCGATGGACATATCCGCCTTAAAAAAAGTAAACGAGAAATCACGCTAACCTCTGCCTCAGCAAAATTATTGACACAAATACAAACTATGTTGGCTGATTTTGGTATTCATAGTTATTACACTTGTGAAGACTTTAGTGATAAAAATTATGGTGATAATTTCTTACCACGTTATAACTTATGGATTACAGGTGAAAACGCGAGTCGTTTTAGTCGTTTTATCGTTGATTATTTAAAAATTCCACGCAAACAGGCTGTAGCAGCTGAAATATCTGCATGGGAACGTTCTCATGCAAATGTGTTATCAGAGTTTATTTCAAGTGACGTTATTTTTACAGAGTTATCAAAACATCACTTAGGCGGTGGTTGGTACAAAGATAAAAACGGTGATAAATTTCGTGCTGGAATTAAATACCTAACAGGTGCAAAAATTCGCTATAGCAGTGATTTATTTGATAAAGATATTTCCTATTCTCAGCTTGAGCAATGGGGAATTATTAACAAATTAGAACGAATTGGCTCACCCTTGGCCAAAAAATTAACCCATCTAATCAATACCTATTCGGTACTGACGGTTAACGATGTTATAAAACAAACAGAACAAGCAGAAACCTATGATATTCAAATTGCAGATGATAGCCACGAATTTTTAGTACAAGGGTGTGCTGTTCATAATTGCATTGGTAAATATCACCCTCATGGAGATACCGCAGTTTACGACACAATGGTTAGAATGGCACAGCCGTTTTCAATGCGAAATATGCTCATTGATGGGCAAGGAAATTTTGGTAGTGTCGATGGCGATTCACCTGCCGCAATGCGTTACACAGAGGTTCGTATGGCTAAAATTTCTCATGAAATTTTAGCCGATTTAGATAAAGAAACCGTCGATTTTGTTTCTAACTATGATGACTCAGAATCTGAACCTTCGGTTATGCCAACTCGTGTTCCTACGTTACTCGTTAATGGCTCATCAGGAATTGCTGTTGGAATGGCAACCAATATTCCCCCTCATAATTTAGGTGAAGTGATTAGTGCTTGTTTAGCCTTAATCGACAATTCAGAAATGACGATTGCCGATTTAATGCAACATATTCCTGGGCCTGATTTTCCAACTGCCGCGTTTATTAATGGGGTAGACGGCATTTATGATGCTTATAGCACAGGACGAGGTAAAGTTCACTTACGCGCAAAAGCGCATTTTGAACCGTTTGGGATAAATGATACCCGTGAAGCCATTATTGTTACCGAACTTCCTTATCAAGTAAATAAAGCCCGTTTATTAGAAAAAATTGGGGAAATGCACAAAGATGGAAAGTTAACAGGTATTTCAGCCTTACGCGATGAATCCGATAAAGATGGAATGCGGATGGTCATTGAGCTTAAACGCGGTGAAGTCGCTGAAGTGATTCTTAATAATTTATACAAACAAACCCAATTACAAACGGTTTTTGGAATGAATATGGTTGCGATTCTTAATCGCCGTCCGTATTGTATGAACTTAAAAGAAATATTAGCCGCTTTTATCAATCATCGTCGTGAGGTTGTTACACGTAGAACCTTATTTTTATTACGCAAAGCGCGTGATAGAGCCCATATTTTAGAAGGGCTTGGGGTCGCTTTATCCAATATTGATGCCATGATTGTATTAATTAAAGGCGCGAAAAATCCAGCCGAAGCACGAGCGGGTTTATTAGCACAAAATTGGAACGTAGGCATGGTGCGGGCTTTATTGGAAAATTCTGATATGTCGCGTTCACGCCCTGATGATTTACCCGAGGGTTTTGGTGTAGACGGTGATTTTTATAAACTTTCACCGATACAAGTCCAAGCCATTTTAGAATTACGTTTACATCGTTTAACAGGGTTGGAACAAGATAAAATTCTGGCTGAATTTAAACAGCTCTTAGGCTTGATTGATGAATATTTATTTATTATTAATCATGATTCCCGTCTAATGGAAATTATCAAAGAAGAATTAGAGGTCATCAAAGAACAGTATGCCGATGCCCGTCGTACCGTTATTTTACAAGATCGTTTAAACTTAAGTATTGAAGATTTAATCACCGAGGAAGATAGGGTGGTTACGATGTCTCATGAAGGCTATGTTAAATCACAACCGTTAAGTGATTACAAAGCACAACGACGCGGCGGTCGTGGAAAAATGGCGGCGGCCACTAAAGAAGAGGATTTTGTTGAAAAACTCATTATTGCCAATACTCATGATACGGTTTTATGTTTCTCATCGTTAGGCAAAGTTTATGGCTTAAAAGTTTATAACTTACCCGTAGCCAGTCGAACCTCACGCGGTAAACCCTTTGTTAATTTATTACCTCTGGCCAAGGATGAAAAAATTAATGCCATGTTGCCCGTTAGTGAATTTAGTGATGATAAATTTGTATTTATGGCAACGGCAAATGGAACGGTTAAGAAAACCCCTCTAAAAGAATTTTCCCGTCAACCCGTTAATGGAAAAATTGCTCTTGATTTACGTGGTGATAATAGTTTAGTGGGTGTTGTTATTACTGATGGGCAACAAAACGTTTTATTATTTAGCAGTAATGGAAAGGTCATTTGTTTTAATGAAGCCGATGTACGGTCAATGGGACGAACAGCCGCTGGGGTTCGTGGAATTCGTTTAAAAGAAGATCAAAAAATTATTTCATTAATTATTGGTGCCGAAGGAACCGTTCTTAATATTACTGAAAATGGTTTTGGTAAACGCACCTTGATTGAAAAATATAATTGCCAGAAACGAGGTGGACAAGGGGTTATTGCTATTCAAACCTCAGAACGTAATGGGGCGGTAGTTGGGGCTGTTTTAGTGAATGATACCGATGAAATTATGCTCATTACTAATGGTGGAACCTTAGTTAGAACGCGTGTTGATGAAATTTCAATCGTGGGGCGTAATGCACAAGGTGTAACGGTTATTCGTCCTGATAATGGTGAAAAAGTCGTAGGGGTTGATCGAATTGATGGGTTACCTGATGACGATGAGGAGAGTTCTTTAGATTCATTAGAAGCCGAAGAAAATGGAGAAAATGGAGAAAATGGAGAAAATGGAGAAAATGGAGAAAATGGAGAAAATGAAATAGAAAGTAGCCCTGAATCCAATGTTAATGATGATAAAGGAATCGTTGAGTAATTTGAAAAAATATGGATAAAAACTTATTTTTAACAATGAATAGCCCGTATTTTTCACACTATATACGGGCTAACGTATAAAAAAATGCCATCGCCTTTTATTTTTAAATGCTTGTCACGGCTATCAACTTAAGACGGGGAAGTTGAGGTTAAGTCGTTCGTACTGAACTTGTTGAAGTATGAACAGCTTAACGGTCCGCCTTTCGACTAGGCTAAGGACGAACGGTTAAGCCTCGCTCCATAATGTCCCATCTTAAGTTGGTAGCCCTTATTACCAAAGCACGCTATTTTTATTTATTTTTCAGTCTAATAATATGAAACCCCCTCCTAAAAGCTTACAAGTTTTATTCTTTTTGTCAGAATTTTAGGGGTTATGATTACTATTAACCCTCATTAAACCTTATGAATACAGAAGAAAATCTTCATTCACTTATCGCTTCTTTGGATAAAAATACCTTTATCTATGATTTATTATTAGCTTATGGTTTACCTAGAGCGTCGATTACTCGCTTAAAAAAAGGCGATTACAATTTATCTAACGTTGAGGGGGAAATTATTTGGAAGAAGAAGCTTTTTTTTAAATCGGTAGAGGATGAAGATTTACATAGTTTATTTGATGCGTTAAAAAATTCGCCTGTAATCAGTAAGCAGCATCCGCGTTTTATGATGTTGACTAATTTTAAATCCTTGTTAGCGACGGATACTAAAACGGGGGATAGTTTAGATATTGCGCTGGATGAATTGCCTAAGCATTATGATTTTTTCTTGCCTTGGGCGGGGATTGAAAAAGCGCAATTTCAGAATGAAAACCCTGCGGATGTTAAAGCGGCTGAACGTATGGGGCGTTTGTATGATCTTATTTTAGAGGACAATCCTACACATGAGGCAACGGAGATTCACGCGCTGAATATTTTTTTGTCGCGGTTGTTGTTTTGTTTTTTTGCGGAAGATACGGGGATTTTTAAGCCGAGTCAGTTTACTAATGCGTTAGCATTGCATACGGTTGAGGATGGGGGAGATTTACAGGGGTATTTACAGAAGTTGTTTGTGGTTTTGAATCGGCGTGAGCGTTCGGAGTTTCCTCAGTTTTTGCAATATTTTCCGTATGTAAATGGCGGTTTATTTGCCGATGATGTGGCTTTGCCTGTGTTTAGTCGTCAGTCGCGGAAGTTGATTATTGAGTGTGGGACGTTAAATTGGAAGGATATTAATCCTGATATTTTTGGTTCGATGATTCAGGCGGTGGTGCATAACGATCAGCGTAGTAATATGGGGATGCACTATACCTCGGTGGTTAATATTATGAAGGTGATTGAGCCTTTATTTTTGAATGATTTGACGTTGGCGTTAGAGAATGCTGAGAATCATGAGGGACGCTTGAAGAAGTTGTTGCATCGTTTGTATCAGTTGCGAATTTTTGATCCTGCGTGTGGGTCGGGTAATTTTTTGATTATTGCGTATAAGGTGTTGTGTCGGTTAGAGATTGCGATTTTTAAGCAGTTGCAAAAGATTGATGCGTCTAATTGGAAGCAGGCTGTTTCGGGTTTGCATTTGAATCAGTTTTATGGGATTGAGTTGGATGATTTTGCGCATGAGACGGCGAAGTTGTCTTTGTGGTTGACTGAGCATCAAATGAATCTTGAGTTTAGGGCGGTGTTTGGTGAGGCGCGTCCGACGTTGCCTTTACAAGATACGGGGCATATTGTGTGTGGCAATGCGACCCGTTTAGATTGGGAAGAGGTATGTCCGAAAGTGGGGGAGATTTATATTTTGGGAAATCCGCCTTATTTGGGTGGAAAGTTACAAAGCGCAGACCAAAAAAAAGATTTGAGTTTTGTATCATTTGAAATTATGAATTGTAAAAACTTAGACTATATCTCTTGCTGGTTTATCAAAGGAACTAAATATATAAATAATTCATTAATAAAATGTGCTTTTGTTTCAACTAATTCAATATGCCAAGGTGAACAAGTCTCACTGCTTTGGAATTATTTATTTAGCAAAAAAATAGAAATAGACTTTGCTCATCAATCGTTTAAATGGACAAATAATGCAAGAGGTAACGCTGGAATAACATGCGTTATAGTGAGTATTCGTAATATATCGAATCAACCTAAATTTTTATTTGAAAACTTAGTGAAAAGACAAGTTAAAAATATAAATGCTTATTTGACATCTGGTACTGGATTAATAATAAATAAGAGAGCTAAAGCTATTTCAAACCTTCCCCTTATTTATTTTGGTAATATGCCTAGAGATGGAGGGCATCTTGTTATATCCTCTGAAGAAGAGAGAGCATCAATTATTTCATCAGATCCTAGGGCTAGTAAATTTATTCTTAAATATTTAGGTTCAAAAGAGTTTATACGAAGTGAGATACGTTATTGCTTATGGATTGAAGATAAAGATTTAAATGAAGCCTCTTCAATTCCTAAAATTAATAATCGAATACTTGCTGTAAAAAACGAACGATTGATAAGTAAAGCTGAAAGTACAAAAAAATATGCGAATCAACCTCATAGATTTGTTCAAATAAGCTATCAAAAAAAAAGATCAATCATTATTCCAAGTGTTTCTTCAGAACGAAGAGAATATATTCCTATTGGTTTCCTTGATAAAAATATTATTGTTTCTAATCTTGCATTTGCAATTTACGACCCACCCACTTATATTTTCGCCATAATTTCCTCAAGAATGCACATGACATGGGTACGCGCAGTGGCTGGTCGCTTAAAAACAGATTACCGTTATTCCTCTACACTTTGCTACAACACCTTCCCCTTTCCAAAAATCAGCAAAGCTAAAAAAATCATTTTAGAAGACTGTGTTTTTAAAGTTTTAGACGAGCGCGAATTACATCCCGAAAAAACAATAGCGCAACTTTATGACCCCGATAAAATGCCCGAAGGCTTACGCCAAGCCCATCATGAAATGGATCTAGCCATCGAACAATGTTACCGCACCACACCCTTTAAAAATGACGAAGAACGCCTAGAATATTTGTTTAAACGCTATGAAAAAATGATTGCAGCGGAGGCTTAATAAACTATGCAATATCATTTTGAATGGGATCCTATTAAAACCAAAACAAACTTAAAAAAACATGCTGTTAGCTTTGAAGAAGCCGCTGAAGTGTTTCTTGACCCCTTACAATTAACGCTACCTGATAATGAACATCATGATGCAGAAGAACGCTGGATTACTTTAGGAAATACGCAGCAACATAAATTACGCTTAGTTGTTCATACTTTTGTAAGCTACAGCCAAGAGCAAATAACAATCCGTATTATTTCAGCAAGACCTGCAAACCGACACGAACAAAGACGCTACGAGGAAATAGAATGAAAGACGAATATGATTTTTCCAATGCCGAACGTGGGCGTTTTTATCGCCCCGATGCCACTTTAAAACTGCCCGTTTATTTAGAAACTGATGTTGAAAACTGGTTTACAGAAAAAGCCCAAGCCAAAGGCGTTAATCTTACGGATTTAGTGAATGACTTATTGCGTAAAGATATATCTTTAATTCAAGCCGTCACTAAAAATGCCTAACCTTGTTGATGTAAACTATTCCCAAACAGGCGACAGCATTTCCATAAATAAAATGGGAATGCGCAAAATGCAAATCCGCGCTTTTGAAGCGCGACATGCACAATATTTACTATTAAAATCGCCACCCGCATCAGGAAAATCAAGAGCCTTAATGTTTCTAGGCTTAGATAAACTCTATCACCAAGGCATAAAAAAAGTGATTGTCGCCGTTCCTGAACGTGCCATCGGCGCATCCTTTGATTGCACCAAACTTACACAACACGGATTTTTTGCCGACTGGGATTACGCGCCTAAATACAATTTATGCACAGGGGGCGGCGAATCCAGCAAAGTCAGCGCCTTTAAAAACTTTCTTAACGACAACAGCGCGACGATATTAATTTGTACCCACGCCACCCTGCGCTTTGCCTATCAAGCCGTTGATGAAAATGACTTTAATAATACCCTATTAGCCATAGACGAATTTCACCATGTCTCAGCCGATAGTGACAACCAATTAGGCGAAGTGATTCGCTCTATTATGCGTCACACAAATGCCCATATTATTGCCATGACAGGCTCTTATTTTCGCGGCGATAGTATACCTGTGTTATCACCCGAAGACGAAGCCAAATTTTCTAAAGTCACTTACAACTATTACGAACAACTCAATGGCTACAGCTATTTAAAAACTCTCGGCATTGGCTATCACTTTTATCAAGGCAACTATCTCAACGCAATAGATGACGTCTTAGATACCAACAAAAAAACCATTCTGCATATTCCCAATGTTAATGGCGGTGAATCCACCAAAGACAAACATAATGAAGTCGATTGTATTTTAGACTGCATCGGCACAGTGACACACCAAGACAACGACACAGGCGTTATTCATATTAAACGCAAAGGCGATGACAAAATTATCAAAGTCGCCGATTTAGTCAACGACACCCCGAAAGACCGCGATAAAATTATGCGTTATCTACGCGAAATGAACGCCGCAGATGATATAGATGTGATTATCGCGCTCGGAATGGCAAAAGAAGGCTTTGATTGGGTATTTTGCGAACACGCGCTGACCGTGGGTTATCGTGGCTCATTAACTGAAATAATCCAAATTATTGGCAGAGCCACACGCGATAGCGAAAACAAAAACCACGCTCAATTTACCAACTTAATCGCTCAACCCGATGCCGCCGATGACTTAGTAAAACTATCGGTTAATAACATGTTGAAAGCGATTACCGCCTCATTATTAATGGAACAAGTGCTTGCGCCTAATTTTAAATTTAAAACCAAATTACCCGATGATGATAAACATGTCGCAGGCACGATTAAAATTCACGGGTTTAAAGAACCCAGCAGCCAACGAGTTAAAGAAATTGTCGAATCAGATTTGAATGATTTAAAAGCCGCTATTTTGCAAGATAATACAATGCTAAAAGCGTTACCTAGTGAATCCGTTGATCCACAGGTCATTAACAAGGTGATGATTCCTAAAATCATTCAAACAAAATACCCTGATTTAACCGCAGAGGAAGTGGAAGAAATTCGCCAACATGTTGTCACCGATTCCGTGATTAAAAATGGCGAAATTAAAGAAGTGGGCGGTAAATATTTTGTCCGCATGGCCAGTAAATTCGTCAACATAGAAGACTTGCATATTGAT from Methylococcales bacterium carries:
- a CDS encoding response regulator, whose protein sequence is MKKNRPDLELIFAPSSHLGLDLAFSHQPNLILLDINLPELDGYQVLEQLKAHSVTKNTPVIAITANTSKHNIEKGKKAGFNDYLTKPMDIPLFYKTVDKYI
- a CDS encoding ATP-dependent helicase — protein: MQIRAFEARHAQYLLLKSPPASGKSRALMFLGLDKLYHQGIKKVIVAVPERAIGASFDCTKLTQHGFFADWDYAPKYNLCTGGGESSKVSAFKNFLNDNSATILICTHATLRFAYQAVDENDFNNTLLAIDEFHHVSADSDNQLGEVIRSIMRHTNAHIIAMTGSYFRGDSIPVLSPEDEAKFSKVTYNYYEQLNGYSYLKTLGIGYHFYQGNYLNAIDDVLDTNKKTILHIPNVNGGESTKDKHNEVDCILDCIGTVTHQDNDTGVIHIKRKGDDKIIKVADLVNDTPKDRDKIMRYLREMNAADDIDVIIALGMAKEGFDWVFCEHALTVGYRGSLTEIIQIIGRATRDSENKNHAQFTNLIAQPDAADDLVKLSVNNMLKAITASLLMEQVLAPNFKFKTKLPDDDKHVAGTIKIHGFKEPSSQRVKEIVESDLNDLKAAILQDNTMLKALPSESVDPQVINKVMIPKIIQTKYPDLTAEEVEEIRQHVVTDSVIKNGEIKEVGGKYFVRMASKFVNIEDLHIDLIDKVNPFQKAFEVLSKSVTAKLLKVIQETIDAGRIEMTDEEAVILYRDKIGEFIKKYNREPDINSSDALEKRMAEAIIYLKNKKRQQNTAQA
- a CDS encoding ATP-binding protein produces the protein MFLSNMSHELRTPLNAILGFSQLLQMTLDETKHQEQLSYIVKSGEHLLKLIDEILNLSKIETGHVELSMETVFLYETVCECKRLLDVQAEAKNITITVGSELNSNEYIVYADHTRIRQVILNILSNAVKYNKESGSIKISTHKNQQNKLVLSITDTNTGREISPKHLKEMFKPFNRLDAETTSIEGTGIGLVITKKLIELMDGRIYVTSNEGEGSTFSIEIPLAELSDEQRNNFQASQDYIEKDEVSNDNVLPKLLYIEDNPVNTKLVKMLLEKKQA
- the gyrA gene encoding DNA gyrase subunit A yields the protein MLSEFISSDVIFTELSKHHLGGGWYKDKNGDKFRAGIKYLTGAKIRYSSDLFDKDISYSQLEQWGIINKLERIGSPLAKKLTHLINTYSVLTVNDVIKQTEQAETYDIQIADDSHEFLVQGCAVHNCIGKYHPHGDTAVYDTMVRMAQPFSMRNMLIDGQGNFGSVDGDSPAAMRYTEVRMAKISHEILADLDKETVDFVSNYDDSESEPSVMPTRVPTLLVNGSSGIAVGMATNIPPHNLGEVISACLALIDNSEMTIADLMQHIPGPDFPTAAFINGVDGIYDAYSTGRGKVHLRAKAHFEPFGINDTREAIIVTELPYQVNKARLLEKIGEMHKDGKLTGISALRDESDKDGMRMVIELKRGEVAEVILNNLYKQTQLQTVFGMNMVAILNRRPYCMNLKEILAAFINHRREVVTRRTLFLLRKARDRAHILEGLGVALSNIDAMIVLIKGAKNPAEARAGLLAQNWNVGMVRALLENSDMSRSRPDDLPEGFGVDGDFYKLSPIQVQAILELRLHRLTGLEQDKILAEFKQLLGLIDEYLFIINHDSRLMEIIKEELEVIKEQYADARRTVILQDRLNLSIEDLITEEDRVVTMSHEGYVKSQPLSDYKAQRRGGRGKMAAATKEEDFVEKLIIANTHDTVLCFSSLGKVYGLKVYNLPVASRTSRGKPFVNLLPLAKDEKINAMLPVSEFSDDKFVFMATANGTVKKTPLKEFSRQPVNGKIALDLRGDNSLVGVVITDGQQNVLLFSSNGKVICFNEADVRSMGRTAAGVRGIRLKEDQKIISLIIGAEGTVLNITENGFGKRTLIEKYNCQKRGGQGVIAIQTSERNGAVVGAVLVNDTDEIMLITNGGTLVRTRVDEISIVGRNAQGVTVIRPDNGEKVVGVDRIDGLPDDDEESSLDSLEAEENGENGENGENGENGENGENEIESSPESNVNDDKGIVE
- a CDS encoding class I SAM-dependent DNA methyltransferase yields the protein MNTEENLHSLIASLDKNTFIYDLLLAYGLPRASITRLKKGDYNLSNVEGEIIWKKKLFFKSVEDEDLHSLFDALKNSPVISKQHPRFMMLTNFKSLLATDTKTGDSLDIALDELPKHYDFFLPWAGIEKAQFQNENPADVKAAERMGRLYDLILEDNPTHEATEIHALNIFLSRLLFCFFAEDTGIFKPSQFTNALALHTVEDGGDLQGYLQKLFVVLNRRERSEFPQFLQYFPYVNGGLFADDVALPVFSRQSRKLIIECGTLNWKDINPDIFGSMIQAVVHNDQRSNMGMHYTSVVNIMKVIEPLFLNDLTLALENAENHEGRLKKLLHRLYQLRIFDPACGSGNFLIIAYKVLCRLEIAIFKQLQKIDASNWKQAVSGLHLNQFYGIELDDFAHETAKLSLWLTEHQMNLEFRAVFGEARPTLPLQDTGHIVCGNATRLDWEEVCPKVGEIYILGNPPYLGGKLQSADQKKDLSFVSFEIMNCKNLDYISCWFIKGTKYINNSLIKCAFVSTNSICQGEQVSLLWNYLFSKKIEIDFAHQSFKWTNNARGNAGITCVIVSIRNISNQPKFLFENLVKRQVKNINAYLTSGTGLIINKRAKAISNLPLIYFGNMPRDGGHLVISSEEERASIISSDPRASKFILKYLGSKEFIRSEIRYCLWIEDKDLNEASSIPKINNRILAVKNERLISKAESTKKYANQPHRFVQISYQKKRSIIIPSVSSERREYIPIGFLDKNIIVSNLAFAIYDPPTYIFAIISSRMHMTWVRAVAGRLKTDYRYSSTLCYNTFPFPKISKAKKIILEDCVFKVLDERELHPEKTIAQLYDPDKMPEGLRQAHHEMDLAIEQCYRTTPFKNDEERLEYLFKRYEKMIAAEA
- the cysM gene encoding cysteine synthase CysM; this translates as MPMNFKTIESFVGNTPLVKLQRLIDSNSNTLLVKLEGNNPAGSVKDRPALSMIQQAEQRGEIKPGDRLIEATSGNTGIALAMVAAIKGYKMTLIMPDNMSAERRASMKAYGAEIILTPAKKSMEGAIDLARQMQAEGQGRILDQFSNSDNPLAHYEGTGIEIWRDTEGSITHFVSAMGTTGTIMGTSRYLKNKNSDIQIIGVQPEGDSKIPGIRRWPQAYLPKIYEPSRVDRIMEVDQQTAEETTRALAAKEGIFAGVSSGGAVAAALHLSQELKNAVIVAIICDRGDRYLSTGVFPE
- a CDS encoding BrnT family toxin, translating into MQYHFEWDPIKTKTNLKKHAVSFEEAAEVFLDPLQLTLPDNEHHDAEERWITLGNTQQHKLRLVVHTFVSYSQEQITIRIISARPANRHEQRRYEEIE